A genomic segment from Mus musculus strain C57BL/6J chromosome 13, GRCm38.p6 C57BL/6J encodes:
- the H2bc1 gene encoding histone H2B type 1-A, with the protein MPEVAVKGATISKKGFKKAVTKTQKKEGRKRKRCRKESYSIYIYKVLKQVHPDTGISSKAMSIMNSFVTDIFERIASEASRLAHYNKRSTITSREIQTAVRLLLPGELAKHAVSEGTKAVTKYTSSK; encoded by the coding sequence ATGCCGGAGGTGGCGGTAAAGGGTGCTACTATTTCCAAGAAAGGCTTCAAGAAAGCGGTCACCAAGACCCAGAAAAAGGAGGGCCGGAAACGTAAGAGATGCCGCAAGGAGAGCTACTCCATTTACATCTATAAGGTGCTGAAACAAGTGCACCCCGACACCGGCATCTCCTCCAAGGCCATGAGCATCATGAACTCCTTTGTGACAGACATCTTCGAGCGCATCGCGAGCGAGGCGTCCCGCCTGGCGCATTACAACAAGCGCTCGACCATCACGTCCCGGGAGATCCAGACGGCCGTGCGCCTGCTGCTGCCCGGGGAGCTGGCCAAGCACGCGGTGTCGGAGGGCACCAAGGCCGTCACCAAGTACACCAGCTCCAAGTGA
- the H2ac1 gene encoding histone cluster 1, H2aa, whose protein sequence is MSGPTKRGGKARAKVKSRSSRAGLQFPVGRVHRLLRQGNYAQRIGAGAPVYLAAVLEYLTAEVLELAGNAARDNKKTRITPRHLQLAIRNDEELNKLLGRVTIAQGGVLPNIQAVLLPKKTESHKSQTK, encoded by the coding sequence ATGTCTGGTCCTACAAAGCGGGGTGGCAAGGCTCGTGCCAAGGTCAAGTCTCGCTCTTCCAGGGCAGGTTTGCAGTTTCCTGTGGGTCGTGTGCACCGGCTTCTCCGCCAAGGGAACTACGCACAACGAATTGGGGCTGGTGCACCAGTGTATCTGGCGGCAGTGCTAGAATACTTGACAGCTGAGGTCCTGGAGCTGGCGGGCAACGCAGCCCGGGACAACAAGAAGACGCGCATTACTCCTCGCCACCTGCAGCTGGCCATCCGCAACGACGAGGAGCTCAACAAGTTGCTTGGCCGCGTGACCATCGCGCAGGGTGGCGTCCTGCCCAACATCCAGGCCGTGCTGCTGCCCAAGAAGACCGAGAGCCACAAGTCCCAGACCAAGTGA